A window of Candidatus Gastranaerophilales bacterium contains these coding sequences:
- the dnaJ gene encoding molecular chaperone DnaJ: MSSYYEILGVTENAGKDEIKSAFRKKARQLHPDVNKEPDAEEKFKELGKAYETLMDDDKRATYDRYGEDGLSSAGYSSQGPFDYGFGGLNDIFESFFGGGFGGFQERQADPNAPQQGADLRLDIELDFEEAVFGTEKEIKITHLEPCASCNGSGAKAGSKPTTCKTCGGTGRVQQVTQTILGHFSQITTCPNCHGTGQTITDPCPECKGKGRIDKDKKLSVKIPAGVDNRSKIRISGEGDAGKNGGPSGDLYIVLFVKESKDFIRKGNDIYTTLDVSFPQAALGDKVSIKTVDGEEILTIPQGVEHDKILTLKSKGVPFIGQENRRGDHHVIIKLTTPKNMAEEEKKLYSRLFEIYNKKKPSESIMDKVKSALHN, from the coding sequence ATGAGCAGTTATTACGAAATATTAGGCGTAACAGAAAACGCCGGTAAAGATGAGATAAAAAGTGCTTTCAGAAAAAAAGCACGCCAACTTCACCCAGACGTAAACAAAGAACCAGATGCTGAAGAAAAATTCAAAGAATTAGGCAAAGCATACGAAACACTGATGGACGATGACAAAAGAGCCACCTACGACCGATACGGCGAAGATGGTCTTTCCAGTGCAGGTTATAGTTCGCAAGGTCCTTTTGACTATGGATTTGGCGGCTTAAACGATATTTTCGAAAGCTTCTTTGGTGGAGGTTTCGGCGGTTTTCAAGAACGTCAAGCTGACCCCAATGCCCCTCAACAAGGTGCTGACCTTAGATTAGACATTGAACTGGATTTTGAAGAGGCAGTTTTTGGGACTGAAAAAGAAATCAAAATTACACATTTGGAGCCCTGTGCTTCTTGTAACGGCTCTGGTGCAAAAGCAGGCTCTAAACCTACAACCTGCAAAACTTGTGGCGGAACAGGTCGTGTTCAACAAGTAACCCAAACAATTTTGGGACACTTTAGCCAAATAACGACATGCCCAAATTGCCATGGAACAGGTCAAACAATAACCGATCCTTGCCCTGAATGCAAAGGAAAAGGCAGAATTGATAAAGACAAAAAACTTTCTGTCAAAATACCTGCCGGCGTTGACAATCGCTCAAAAATAAGAATTTCAGGTGAAGGTGATGCAGGCAAAAACGGCGGACCATCAGGTGACCTTTACATCGTTCTTTTTGTAAAAGAAAGCAAAGATTTTATAAGAAAAGGTAACGATATTTACACAACATTAGACGTAAGCTTCCCCCAAGCAGCCCTTGGTGATAAGGTTTCCATAAAAACTGTTGACGGTGAAGAAATTTTAACTATCCCTCAAGGCGTAGAACATGATAAAATATTAACGCTAAAATCTAAAGGGGTACCGTTTATCGGACAAGAAAACAGACGAGGCGACCACCACGTTATAATAAAGCTTACAACTCCTAAAAATATGGCTGAAGAAGAAAAGAAACTATATTCAAGATTGTTTGAGATTTATAACAAAAAAAAGCCGTCTGAATCCATTATGGACAAAGTAAAAAGTGCACTACACAATTAA
- a CDS encoding O-methyltransferase: MDTITEQTFEELEKTSKNFWNIARETGNFLNMLIKSANAKEVLEIGTSNGYSGIWIAKALKETGGHLSTIEFWDNRQSLAIENFKKCGVNDLITPLLGSALDILSNDFDKKIDFAFIDANKGEYIKYFELIDPILKSGGIIAADNVLSHETKVKPFVDAIKNNPDYQVEILNLPAGLLLARKK, translated from the coding sequence ATGGACACAATTACAGAACAAACTTTTGAAGAACTTGAAAAAACCTCAAAAAACTTTTGGAATATAGCAAGAGAAACCGGCAATTTTTTGAATATGCTGATCAAATCGGCAAATGCAAAAGAAGTCTTGGAAATCGGTACCTCCAATGGCTATTCGGGAATTTGGATAGCTAAAGCCTTAAAAGAAACCGGTGGACACCTTTCAACCATTGAATTTTGGGACAACAGACAATCTTTAGCTATAGAAAATTTCAAAAAATGCGGAGTAAATGACTTAATAACCCCACTATTAGGCTCTGCTCTTGATATCTTGTCAAATGACTTCGACAAAAAAATTGACTTTGCCTTTATTGACGCTAACAAAGGTGAATATATTAAATATTTCGAACTTATTGACCCGATTTTAAAATCAGGAGGTATAATAGCAGCCGACAATGTATTGTCCCATGAAACAAAAGTTAAACCTTTCGTTGACGCAATAAAAAACAATCCTGATTATCAAGTTGAAATATTAAATTTACCCGCAGGATTATTGCTTGCGAGAAAAAAATAA
- the grpE gene encoding nucleotide exchange factor GrpE yields the protein MKKHNRHGNNPFSKENYNGEKQDMIDNNEEINEEIKDDATETPDEETEIQEEAQQTNDSADKLQQDYDNLNNQYVRLAADFENFRKRQSQERESLLKYGTEEALKKVIEVLDNFDRAQKSIDAVEDCGKLKEVFNILHKQTVEALEKMGLEEIKTEGEKFDPNFHEAVMQTPSTEQEEDTIINELQKGYKFNDKVLRAALVNVAVQ from the coding sequence ATAATCCTTTTTCAAAAGAAAATTATAATGGAGAAAAACAAGATATGATTGATAATAACGAAGAAATTAATGAAGAGATAAAAGACGACGCAACTGAAACGCCTGACGAGGAAACAGAAATCCAAGAAGAAGCTCAACAAACAAATGACTCTGCCGACAAATTGCAACAAGATTATGACAACCTAAACAATCAATATGTAAGGCTCGCAGCTGATTTTGAAAATTTCCGTAAACGCCAATCTCAAGAAAGGGAATCCTTGTTAAAATATGGAACAGAAGAAGCATTGAAAAAAGTTATAGAAGTTTTGGACAATTTCGACAGAGCTCAAAAATCAATTGATGCAGTCGAAGATTGCGGAAAACTAAAAGAAGTTTTCAACATATTGCACAAACAAACAGTAGAGGCCTTAGAAAAAATGGGGCTTGAAGAAATAAAAACCGAAGGCGAAAAATTTGACCCTAACTTCCACGAAGCAGTAATGCAAACACCCTCAACAGAGCAAGAAGAAGATACAATAATAAATGAACTTCAAAAAGGTTACAAATTTAACGATAAAGTGTTAAGAGCTGCACTTGTCAACGTGGCTGTGCAATAA
- a CDS encoding NAD(+)/NADH kinase, whose amino-acid sequence MENAIIKSIHDEKISLEHIGIVYNSDNLKSQDTIKIIRKSLDNRGLKSKVFTTDRLDPKTTFAIVVGGDGTILRAARFYSQFSTPVFGINLGRLGFLSQAKPDNIEFAIEKIIEGQFKIEERLMLSALDGKLSALNDIVIKGDSFSRTSRLYVHINDKIVCDYLADGLIVATPTGSTAYTLSAGGPILVPSLEAIVIVPICPHTMNARPLVVPATEKIQITTCQSRPRLKIAADGQSVMNISSSDKIIIKQNKFKAKLLLLNIEHNGFYSILREKLHWGISWKG is encoded by the coding sequence ATGGAAAATGCGATTATAAAATCAATACATGATGAAAAAATTTCTCTTGAACATATTGGCATTGTCTACAATTCAGACAATCTCAAATCTCAAGATACAATAAAAATCATAAGAAAATCATTGGACAACAGAGGGCTAAAATCAAAAGTATTCACAACAGACCGTTTAGACCCGAAAACGACCTTTGCAATTGTTGTCGGTGGTGACGGTACAATTCTAAGAGCGGCAAGGTTTTATAGCCAATTTTCGACACCTGTTTTCGGTATAAATTTAGGTAGATTAGGATTTTTATCCCAAGCAAAACCTGATAATATTGAATTTGCCATTGAAAAAATTATTGAAGGTCAATTTAAAATCGAAGAAAGATTAATGCTAAGTGCACTAGACGGCAAGCTTTCAGCACTTAATGACATAGTGATAAAAGGAGATAGTTTTTCCAGAACCTCAAGACTTTATGTTCATATCAACGACAAAATAGTTTGTGATTATTTAGCTGATGGGCTCATTGTCGCAACGCCTACTGGGTCTACAGCTTACACATTATCCGCAGGAGGCCCTATTTTAGTTCCAAGTTTGGAGGCTATAGTTATTGTCCCTATTTGCCCTCACACTATGAATGCAAGACCATTGGTGGTTCCTGCAACAGAAAAAATTCAAATAACAACTTGCCAATCAAGACCACGCTTAAAAATCGCAGCTGACGGACAATCCGTTATGAACATTTCATCTTCTGATAAAATTATCATTAAACAAAATAAATTTAAAGCAAAATTACTGCTTTTAAACATTGAGCATAACGGTTTTTATTCAATTTTAAGAGAAAAATTACACTGGGGAATTTCTTGGAAAGGTTAA
- the recN gene encoding DNA repair protein RecN produces the protein MIKSIRIQNYILIDELQLELDKGFNIFTGETGAGKSIIISAIDVSLGAKANKELIKNGKDRAMIEVALELDENFDKKILTDNGIDTTESIVISREITTTTTRSRINGILVTQDLIKEIRENLIDIHSQHQSYNYLQPKMHITLLDNFGNDSHKNLVNTYTTTFSSVQQLQNSLNKAVSAANATEQQIDFLKFQIKEIEDASIEDIEEDKKLEEELEILLNAEKLKELSYSAYWELYGEDGNITNALSNTKSTLSKLANLDTNTTKFEEDIINCQELLKDIAYKLKFYSENQEPDEQKINDIQERIDILDKLKRKYGKISTLESVLDKYTELTSELNSIEFSQDEVLRLENELKTINAKAENEAKELTQSRLILAKTLSEKITQELEKLELPKVKFEVKIDNIALCQNGFDKVEFLISTNISEPLKPLAKVASGGEISRIMLAIKTIFAQADKTNTVIFDEIDTGISGKASQAVADAIVELSKHHQVISITHQPIIAAKADKHLYVTKDQDNETKINVYDLQGENKIKGIAILASGEINDDSINFAKNLMGV, from the coding sequence ATGATTAAGTCTATACGTATTCAGAACTACATATTAATCGACGAACTCCAGTTAGAGCTTGATAAAGGCTTTAATATTTTTACAGGCGAAACAGGAGCTGGCAAAAGCATTATCATCAGTGCTATTGACGTGTCACTGGGTGCAAAAGCAAATAAAGAATTAATCAAAAATGGCAAGGACCGTGCTATGATTGAGGTTGCACTAGAGCTTGATGAGAATTTTGATAAAAAAATCCTCACTGATAATGGGATTGATACCACAGAAAGCATAGTAATTTCAAGAGAAATCACCACTACGACTACTCGCTCAAGGATTAACGGGATACTCGTCACTCAAGATTTAATAAAAGAAATTAGAGAAAATCTTATCGATATACACTCTCAGCACCAGTCATATAACTACTTGCAGCCAAAGATGCACATAACACTATTAGATAACTTTGGAAACGACTCGCACAAGAATCTTGTAAACACCTATACTACAACATTTTCAAGTGTACAACAACTGCAAAACTCTCTAAATAAAGCAGTTTCCGCAGCAAATGCAACAGAACAACAGATAGATTTTTTAAAATTTCAAATAAAAGAAATTGAAGATGCCTCGATTGAAGATATCGAGGAAGACAAAAAACTTGAAGAAGAACTCGAAATTTTATTAAACGCTGAAAAGCTCAAAGAACTTTCCTACAGTGCTTATTGGGAACTATATGGCGAAGATGGAAACATAACAAATGCACTATCAAATACAAAATCAACTCTTTCTAAACTCGCAAATTTAGACACCAATACAACTAAATTTGAAGAAGATATAATAAATTGCCAAGAATTGTTGAAAGATATTGCCTACAAGCTCAAATTTTATTCTGAAAATCAAGAACCAGATGAACAAAAAATCAACGACATCCAAGAAAGAATTGACATTTTAGATAAATTGAAACGTAAATACGGCAAAATATCAACTCTTGAAAGCGTTTTAGATAAATATACAGAATTGACTTCAGAGCTAAATTCCATTGAATTTTCACAAGATGAAGTTTTAAGACTTGAAAATGAATTAAAAACGATTAATGCAAAAGCTGAAAATGAAGCAAAAGAATTAACCCAATCAAGATTAATTTTAGCTAAAACTTTATCAGAAAAAATAACGCAAGAACTAGAAAAACTAGAGCTTCCCAAAGTCAAATTTGAAGTAAAAATAGATAACATAGCACTTTGTCAAAATGGATTTGATAAAGTAGAATTTTTAATCTCAACAAACATATCTGAGCCCCTAAAACCACTTGCGAAAGTAGCTTCAGGTGGTGAAATCTCAAGAATTATGCTCGCAATAAAAACCATTTTTGCTCAAGCTGACAAAACTAATACCGTTATTTTTGATGAAATCGACACAGGAATTTCAGGCAAAGCCTCGCAAGCCGTTGCTGACGCAATAGTAGAACTATCAAAACATCATCAGGTTATTTCAATCACACACCAGCCAATTATTGCAGCAAAAGCAGATAAGCACCTTTATGTCACAAAAGACCAAGACAATGAAACGAAAATCAATGTCTACGACCTTCAAGGTGAAAACAAAATCAAAGGTATAGCAATCCTTGCAAGTGGTGAAATTAACGATGACTCCATAAATTTTGCAAAAAATCTAATGGGCGTTTAA
- the alr gene encoding alanine racemase, translating into MKFNRESYLNTKRDAWVEINLDCVEKNVKELKRFAKKDAKMLAVVKADAYGHGSVMLTPTLLASGVDMLGVASIDEGMQLREAKINVPILVLGAAPVWAFDYAAEHNISLSLFNEEHINASKLTFEKTGIKPKVHIKIDTGMNRIGVGVDDAVALIKKVQGCDFIDLRGIFTHFAAAEEHGWFEKQLEKWNSVISQIDTTGLLIHCANTSAMIAFDNIDYNMARAGLGIYGFVPDLVPDSKGIPNLYPVMSLKGRITNVHKSKKGCGVSYCHTYITDKETKIATIPIGYADGVSRKLSNKIYGILNGKKVPQIGNITMDQMMFDITGLDANEGDVITLIGTDGESSISIDEWAKILGTINYELLCRLKVRLSRVYTR; encoded by the coding sequence ATGAAATTTAATAGAGAATCATACTTGAATACAAAAAGAGATGCTTGGGTTGAAATCAACCTTGATTGCGTTGAGAAAAATGTAAAAGAATTGAAACGATTTGCTAAAAAAGACGCTAAAATGCTTGCTGTTGTTAAGGCAGACGCATACGGGCATGGTAGCGTAATGCTTACGCCTACTCTTTTGGCTTCAGGTGTGGATATGTTGGGAGTTGCTTCTATTGATGAGGGTATGCAACTTCGGGAAGCAAAGATAAATGTTCCTATTTTGGTTTTGGGTGCAGCTCCTGTTTGGGCTTTTGACTATGCTGCAGAGCACAATATTTCATTGTCTTTGTTTAATGAAGAACATATCAATGCTTCTAAATTGACTTTTGAAAAAACAGGCATAAAACCTAAAGTTCATATCAAAATTGATACAGGCATGAATAGGATAGGCGTTGGAGTAGATGATGCAGTTGCTTTAATTAAAAAAGTGCAGGGATGTGATTTCATTGATTTACGGGGCATTTTTACTCACTTTGCCGCAGCGGAAGAACATGGCTGGTTTGAAAAACAGCTTGAAAAATGGAATAGTGTTATATCTCAGATTGATACGACAGGGCTCTTAATCCACTGTGCCAATACGTCCGCAATGATTGCTTTTGACAATATTGACTATAATATGGCTAGGGCTGGGCTTGGAATATATGGCTTTGTGCCGGATTTGGTCCCTGATTCTAAAGGTATTCCCAATTTGTACCCTGTAATGTCTTTAAAAGGTAGAATTACCAACGTTCATAAGTCTAAAAAAGGCTGTGGAGTGAGCTATTGTCATACATATATTACCGATAAAGAAACTAAAATTGCGACTATTCCTATCGGGTACGCAGATGGAGTTTCTCGTAAATTATCCAATAAAATATATGGGATTTTAAACGGCAAAAAAGTCCCTCAAATCGGAAATATTACAATGGATCAAATGATGTTTGATATAACAGGGCTTGACGCCAATGAGGGTGATGTTATTACGTTAATCGGCACTGATGGCGAGTCTTCAATTTCTATAGATGAATGGGCAAAAATATTAGGTACTATAAATTATGAGCTTTTATGTCGATTAAAAGTTCGTTTGTCACGGGTTTATACCAGATAA